The Acidimicrobiales bacterium genome has a segment encoding these proteins:
- a CDS encoding DNA-formamidopyrimidine glycosylase family protein — protein sequence MPELAEVEAYRRLAESALHRPVAMVAAPDSWYLKGGLESRSISTALVRRSFVAARRIGKLLLLDTDGADVGEASVTGPTLGLRFGMTGRLLVDDRLGVDRLISSSSSDRYKAEWIRFSIGFADGGRLAMVDPRRLGGVFLDPDEDALGPDAATVGLAALRAALGTSRAPLKARLMDQARLAGVGNLIADEVLWRAGLDPRRPANSLTPAEIRRLHRHLHGVVTDLLERGGSHLGDLLAARGPGGRCPRDGEPLVRDQVGGRTTWWCPRHQR from the coding sequence ATGCCCGAGCTGGCCGAGGTGGAGGCCTATCGCCGCCTGGCCGAATCCGCCCTGCACCGCCCGGTCGCCATGGTCGCGGCGCCGGACTCCTGGTACCTGAAGGGCGGCCTCGAGAGCCGATCGATCTCGACCGCCCTGGTGCGGCGGAGCTTCGTCGCCGCGCGCCGCATCGGGAAACTGTTGCTGCTCGACACCGACGGGGCCGACGTGGGAGAGGCATCGGTCACCGGACCCACGCTGGGACTACGCTTCGGGATGACGGGGAGGCTGCTGGTGGACGACCGGCTCGGAGTGGACCGCCTGATCTCCTCGAGCTCGAGTGACCGGTACAAGGCCGAGTGGATCAGGTTCTCGATCGGCTTCGCAGATGGGGGCCGGCTGGCGATGGTGGATCCGCGTCGTCTCGGCGGCGTGTTCCTCGATCCCGACGAGGACGCACTAGGACCCGATGCCGCAACCGTGGGATTGGCCGCGCTACGAGCCGCGCTGGGTACCAGCCGGGCGCCGCTGAAGGCCCGCCTGATGGACCAGGCCCGTCTGGCCGGCGTGGGCAATCTCATCGCCGACGAGGTCCTGTGGCGGGCCGGGCTGGATCCCCGGCGGCCGGCGAACTCGCTCACGCCGGCCGAGATCCGGCGCCTGCACCGCCACCTCCACGGTGTCGTCACCGACCTGCTGGAGCGGGGCGGCTCGCATCTGGGCGACCTGTTGGCTGCTCGCGGCCCCGGCGGGCGCTGCCCCCGGGATGGCGAGCCCCTCGTTCGGGACCAGGTCGGCGGCCGCACCACCTGGTGGTGCCCGCGGCACCAGCGCTGA
- a CDS encoding Coenzyme F420 hydrogenase/dehydrogenase, beta subunit C-terminal domain, producing MPPEKPHWAHLFSEVVTTGLCTGCAGCIIACPYDVLQYDEANGAYRPFHVEEEGGFDDCTYGERGCTLCTRACPRFRLWEPEIDTHLFGREREVAEVEGVSKDVVLARAVDPELQEVGQDGGLVSAILIWALEHGFIDAALVSYLEGDGTSWKAIPGVARTREQVLAGAGSRYTYSANTMAYGDAIAGGAEKIGLVGMSCQSSVPPVLSTRKAGKVARRFALNIGLLCSKTFDDAIFPELFEAKYGLRKEDMVKMNIKGVFQVWMRDGSYHEVPLKECHAWTREGCKACPDFAAEHADISTGGIGAFNDWTLTLVRTDRGREVMDGLLADRLIEVRPGDDDPGAIALLRKLSRASRRRWPETAVSGPGLMPPPPPRAAAASTPG from the coding sequence ATGCCCCCCGAGAAGCCGCACTGGGCGCATCTGTTCTCCGAAGTCGTGACGACAGGACTCTGCACCGGCTGTGCCGGGTGCATCATCGCCTGCCCCTACGACGTGCTCCAGTACGACGAAGCCAACGGCGCCTACAGGCCGTTCCACGTCGAGGAGGAGGGCGGCTTCGACGACTGCACCTACGGCGAGCGGGGCTGCACCCTCTGCACCCGGGCCTGCCCCCGGTTCCGGCTGTGGGAGCCGGAGATCGACACCCATCTGTTCGGGCGGGAGCGGGAGGTGGCCGAGGTCGAGGGCGTGTCGAAGGACGTCGTGCTGGCCCGGGCGGTCGACCCCGAGCTCCAGGAGGTGGGCCAGGACGGCGGGCTCGTGTCGGCGATCCTCATCTGGGCCCTCGAGCACGGCTTCATCGATGCTGCGCTCGTGTCCTACCTCGAGGGAGACGGCACCAGCTGGAAGGCCATCCCCGGCGTTGCCCGCACCCGGGAGCAGGTGCTCGCCGGGGCCGGCTCCCGGTACACCTACTCCGCCAACACCATGGCCTACGGCGATGCCATCGCCGGCGGGGCCGAGAAGATCGGCCTGGTCGGCATGAGCTGCCAGTCGTCGGTTCCTCCCGTGCTGTCGACCCGCAAGGCGGGCAAGGTGGCCCGCCGCTTCGCCCTCAACATCGGCCTGCTGTGCTCCAAGACCTTCGACGACGCCATCTTCCCTGAGCTGTTCGAGGCCAAGTACGGGCTGCGCAAGGAAGACATGGTGAAGATGAACATCAAGGGCGTCTTCCAGGTCTGGATGCGCGACGGCAGCTACCACGAGGTCCCGCTCAAGGAGTGCCACGCCTGGACCCGCGAGGGGTGCAAGGCGTGTCCGGACTTCGCCGCCGAGCACGCCGACATCTCCACCGGGGGGATCGGCGCGTTCAACGACTGGACGCTGACACTCGTGCGAACCGATCGCGGCCGCGAGGTCATGGACGGACTGCTCGCCGATCGGTTGATCGAGGTTCGGCCCGGTGACGACGACCCCGGCGCGATCGCCCTCTTGCGCAAGCTGTCCCGCGCCAGTCGCCGCCGTTGGCCGGAGACGGCGGTGTCGGGTCCCGGCCTCATGCCGCCTCCACCCCCACGGGCAGCGGCTGCCTCCACGCCCGGCTAG
- a CDS encoding uracil-DNA glycosylase — MQRSVALERLAAEVVQCRRCPRLVEWRERVAREKRAAYLDETYWGRPVPGWGDPAATLMIVGLAPAAHGGNRTGRIFTGDRSGDWLFAALWRAGYANQPTSVSSDDGLEVQGAYVSAAVRCAPPANKPTPAERETCLPYFDRELALLTDVRVIVVLGQFAYQAVAGRLGLRPRPRFAHGREAALPDGRILICSYHPSQQNTFTGTLTEAMLDAVFVRARELTG; from the coding sequence GTGCAACGATCCGTCGCCCTCGAGCGACTCGCCGCCGAGGTCGTCCAGTGTCGGAGGTGTCCTCGGCTGGTCGAGTGGCGGGAACGGGTAGCCAGGGAGAAGCGGGCGGCCTACCTCGACGAGACGTACTGGGGCCGCCCCGTGCCGGGGTGGGGCGATCCGGCCGCGACGCTGATGATCGTCGGTCTGGCCCCTGCGGCCCATGGCGGCAATCGCACCGGTCGGATCTTCACGGGCGACCGCTCGGGCGACTGGCTCTTCGCCGCCCTGTGGCGCGCCGGCTACGCCAATCAGCCGACGAGCGTCTCTTCGGACGACGGCCTCGAGGTCCAGGGTGCCTACGTGTCGGCTGCGGTTCGTTGCGCTCCACCGGCCAACAAGCCGACCCCGGCCGAGCGCGAGACCTGCCTGCCCTACTTCGATCGCGAGCTGGCTCTACTCACCGACGTGCGGGTGATCGTGGTGCTCGGGCAGTTCGCCTACCAGGCCGTCGCCGGGCGGCTCGGTCTGCGGCCCCGGCCCCGCTTCGCCCACGGGAGAGAGGCGGCGCTGCCCGACGGCCGGATCCTCATCTGCTCGTATCATCCGAGCCAGCAGAACACCTTCACCGGGACGCTCACCGAGGCCATGCTCGACGCCGTGTTCGTCCGGGCCCGCGAGCTGACGGGCTGA